One Telluria mixta DNA window includes the following coding sequences:
- the hyi gene encoding hydroxypyruvate isomerase, protein MPRFAANLTMLFNELPFLDRFEAARDAGFKGVEYLFPYGFEKEALAERLQEFGLTQVLHNLPAGDWDKGERGIAVLPGREAEFREGVARAIDYAKALNCRQLNCLVGIAPAGVDEGTVRRTLVENLRYAATQLKQAGIRLLIEPINTYDIPGFYLNTTQQALDLIDSVGADNLFVQYDVYHAQRTEGELAKTVEKHLARIAHIQVADNPGRNEPGTGEINYPFLFKHLDRIGYDGWIGCEYKPAADTRAGLDWIANFAAQLAN, encoded by the coding sequence ATGCCACGATTTGCTGCCAACCTGACCATGCTGTTCAACGAACTGCCGTTCCTCGACCGCTTCGAAGCGGCGCGCGATGCGGGGTTCAAGGGCGTCGAATACCTGTTCCCGTACGGCTTCGAAAAGGAGGCGCTGGCGGAACGCCTGCAGGAATTCGGCCTCACGCAGGTCCTGCACAACCTGCCGGCCGGCGACTGGGACAAGGGTGAGCGCGGCATCGCCGTGCTGCCGGGCCGCGAGGCCGAGTTCCGCGAGGGCGTCGCCCGCGCCATCGACTACGCGAAAGCGCTGAACTGCCGCCAGCTGAACTGCCTGGTGGGCATCGCGCCGGCCGGCGTCGACGAAGGCACCGTGCGCCGCACCCTCGTCGAGAACCTGCGCTACGCGGCGACGCAGCTGAAGCAGGCCGGCATCCGCCTGCTGATCGAGCCGATCAACACGTACGACATTCCGGGCTTCTACCTGAACACGACGCAGCAGGCGCTGGACCTGATCGACTCGGTCGGCGCGGACAACCTGTTCGTCCAGTACGACGTCTACCACGCCCAGCGCACGGAAGGCGAGCTGGCGAAGACGGTCGAGAAGCACCTGGCCCGCATCGCGCACATCCAGGTTGCGGACAACCCTGGCCGCAACGAGCCGGGCACGGGCGAGATCAACTACCCGTTCCTGTTCAAACACCTCGACCGCATCGGCTACGACGGCTGGATCGGCTGCGAATACAAGCCCGCCGCCGACACCCGCGCGGGCCTGGACTGGATCGCCAATTTCGCCGCTCAATTGGCCAACTAA
- a CDS encoding 2-hydroxy-3-oxopropionate reductase has translation MANIGFIGLGIMGAPMAGHLINDGHTLFTNTVGPTPSALVEAGARVCLNGAEVAAQADIIFVMVPDTPQVDEVLFGKDGVASALTAGKIVVDMSSISPVATKDFARRINALGCEYLDAPVSGGEVGAKAASLTIMVGGSEAAFATVKPLFEKMGKNITLVGGNGDGQITKVANQIIVALTIEAVGEALLLAAKAGADPARVREALMGGFANSRILEVHGERMVKRTFAPGFRIDLHRKDLNLALTTGRQLGVALPNTATAQELFNTCAAHEGGSWDHSAMVRALEIMSNFEIGS, from the coding sequence ATGGCAAACATCGGATTCATCGGCCTGGGCATCATGGGTGCCCCGATGGCGGGACACCTCATCAACGACGGCCACACACTGTTCACCAACACCGTCGGCCCGACCCCGTCGGCCCTCGTCGAAGCAGGCGCCCGCGTGTGCCTGAACGGCGCCGAAGTGGCGGCGCAGGCGGACATCATCTTCGTCATGGTCCCGGACACCCCGCAGGTGGACGAGGTCCTGTTCGGCAAGGACGGCGTCGCCTCGGCCCTGACCGCCGGCAAGATCGTCGTCGACATGAGCTCGATCTCACCGGTCGCCACGAAGGATTTCGCCCGCCGCATCAATGCGCTGGGCTGCGAATACCTGGATGCGCCGGTGTCGGGCGGCGAAGTGGGCGCCAAGGCCGCGAGCCTGACCATCATGGTCGGCGGCAGCGAGGCGGCATTCGCGACGGTCAAGCCGCTGTTCGAAAAGATGGGCAAGAACATCACGCTCGTCGGCGGCAACGGCGACGGCCAGATCACCAAGGTCGCGAACCAGATCATCGTGGCGCTGACGATCGAAGCCGTCGGCGAGGCGCTGCTGCTGGCCGCCAAGGCCGGCGCCGATCCGGCCCGCGTCCGCGAGGCGCTGATGGGTGGTTTCGCCAACTCCCGCATCCTCGAAGTGCATGGCGAACGCATGGTCAAGCGCACGTTCGCGCCGGGCTTCCGCATCGACCTGCACCGCAAGGACCTGAACCTGGCGCTGACCACCGGCCGCCAGTTGGGCGTCGCGCTGCCGAACACCGCCACCGCGCAGGAACTGTTCAACACCTGCGCCGCGCACGAAGGCGGCAGCTGGGACCACTCGGCGATGGTGCGCGCGCTGGAGATCATGTCGAACTTCGAGATCGGTTCGTAG
- a CDS encoding glycerate kinase type-2 family protein — protein MTTMTPRELLASMFTAAVDAAQPALCIPRNLPAPPKGRTVVIGAGKASAAMAQALERSWAGPLSGLVVTRYGYAVPCERIEIVEAAHPVPDAAGREAAQRMLRTVRGLSADDLVICLISGGGSALLPLPGEGVTLEDKQAINRALLASGASITEMNCVRRHLSAIKGGRLAAACHPARVVNLLISDVPGDNPMDIASGPTVADPTTCADALEVVRRYGIDLPAGARRLLESGDGETVKPGNRRLEHVETHIVASPQMALEAAAEVARKAGVTPLILGDSIEGEARDVAKVMAGIALQARRHGQPVAGPCVLLSGGETTVTIRGNGRGGRNVEFLLALAVALDGAPDIHALAGDTDGVDGAEEIAGAFVTPDTLARGWERGLPPRASLENNDAHTFFRALGDSLITGPTLTNVNDFRAIYVA, from the coding sequence ATGACTACGATGACCCCACGCGAACTGCTGGCCAGCATGTTCACCGCCGCCGTCGACGCGGCCCAGCCCGCGCTGTGCATCCCGCGCAACCTGCCGGCGCCACCGAAGGGCCGCACGGTGGTGATCGGCGCCGGCAAGGCGTCCGCCGCGATGGCGCAGGCGCTGGAACGCAGCTGGGCAGGGCCCTTGTCGGGCCTCGTCGTCACGCGCTACGGCTACGCCGTGCCGTGCGAGCGCATCGAAATCGTCGAAGCCGCCCATCCGGTCCCCGATGCCGCCGGCCGCGAAGCCGCCCAGCGCATGCTGCGCACGGTGCGCGGCCTGTCGGCGGACGACCTCGTGATCTGCCTGATCTCCGGCGGCGGCTCCGCACTGCTGCCGCTGCCGGGCGAGGGCGTCACGCTGGAAGACAAGCAGGCGATCAACCGCGCGCTGCTCGCCTCCGGCGCCAGCATCACCGAAATGAATTGCGTGCGCCGCCACCTGTCCGCCATCAAGGGCGGACGGCTGGCCGCGGCCTGCCACCCGGCGCGCGTGGTCAACCTCCTGATTTCCGATGTCCCGGGCGACAACCCGATGGACATCGCTTCCGGTCCCACGGTGGCCGACCCGACGACCTGCGCGGATGCGCTGGAAGTCGTGCGCCGCTACGGGATCGACCTGCCGGCGGGCGCGCGCCGCCTGCTGGAATCCGGCGATGGCGAGACGGTCAAGCCGGGCAACCGCCGCCTGGAACATGTCGAAACGCACATCGTCGCATCGCCGCAGATGGCGCTGGAGGCCGCGGCGGAAGTCGCGCGCAAGGCCGGCGTGACGCCGCTGATCCTCGGCGACAGCATCGAAGGCGAGGCGCGCGACGTGGCCAAGGTCATGGCCGGCATCGCCCTGCAGGCGCGCCGCCACGGCCAGCCGGTCGCGGGACCGTGCGTGCTGCTGTCCGGCGGCGAGACGACCGTCACCATCCGCGGCAACGGCCGCGGGGGCCGCAACGTTGAATTCCTGCTGGCGCTCGCCGTCGCGCTGGACGGCGCGCCGGACATCCACGCACTGGCCGGGGACACCGACGGCGTCGACGGCGCCGAGGAAATCGCCGGCGCGTTCGTCACGCCGGACACGCTGGCCCGCGGCTGGGAACGCGGCCTGCCGCCGCGCGCGAGCCTCGAGAACAACGATGCGCACACGTTTTTCCGGGCGCTGGGCGATTCCCTGATCACGGGGCCCACGCTGACCAACGTGAACGACTTCCGCGCGATCTACGTGGCCTGA
- the pyk gene encoding pyruvate kinase: protein MLRQRRARILATLGPSSSTPDQIYALALAGADVFRLNFSHGSHDDHAARYNIIRSVERDIGRPIGVLMDLQGPKLRVGRMAGGKAMLETGSRFRLDLDALDGDATRAGMPHPEIFAALRPGTDLLLDDGKLRLRVDACGPDFAETTVMAGGALSDRKGVNVPGVVLPISPLTPKDRADLAFGLELGVDWVALSFVQRPEDIVEARSLIGDRAWIMAKLEKPAAIDALDGIVQLSDGIMVARGDLGVELPPQQVPVLQRRIVHAARAAGRPVVVATQMLESMTAAPVPTRAEVSDVATAIYEGADAVMLSAESASGQYPVQSVAVMDNVIREVEQDPRWREGLDASHKPADKTTADAICCALRRVTNLLAPAATVTYTASGATCLRASRERPVAPILALTPKTAIARRLALVWGVHPVPFEEAEGFDRMVADGVAAARFHGLADAGDDVVVVAGFPSGRPGRTNLLHVVRVGEEPAV, encoded by the coding sequence ATGCTACGCCAACGTCGTGCCCGCATCCTGGCCACCCTCGGCCCCTCCAGTTCCACCCCCGATCAAATCTACGCGCTGGCACTGGCCGGCGCCGACGTCTTCCGCCTCAACTTCAGTCACGGCAGCCACGACGACCACGCCGCGCGCTACAACATCATCCGCAGCGTCGAGCGCGACATCGGCCGGCCCATCGGCGTGCTGATGGACTTGCAGGGACCGAAGCTGCGCGTAGGCCGCATGGCCGGCGGCAAAGCCATGCTCGAAACGGGCAGCCGCTTCCGCCTCGACCTCGACGCGCTTGACGGCGACGCCACCCGCGCCGGCATGCCGCATCCGGAGATCTTCGCCGCGCTGCGCCCCGGCACCGACCTGCTGCTGGACGACGGGAAGCTGCGCCTGCGCGTGGACGCCTGCGGTCCCGACTTCGCCGAGACGACCGTGATGGCCGGCGGCGCGCTGTCCGACCGCAAGGGCGTCAACGTGCCCGGCGTGGTGCTGCCGATCTCGCCGCTGACCCCCAAGGACCGCGCCGACCTCGCATTCGGCCTGGAACTGGGCGTGGACTGGGTCGCGCTGTCGTTCGTGCAGCGCCCCGAGGACATCGTCGAGGCGAGGAGCCTGATCGGCGACCGTGCGTGGATCATGGCCAAGCTGGAAAAGCCGGCCGCGATCGACGCGCTGGACGGCATCGTGCAGCTTTCCGACGGCATCATGGTCGCGCGGGGCGATCTGGGCGTGGAACTCCCGCCGCAACAGGTGCCGGTGCTGCAGCGTCGCATCGTGCATGCGGCGCGCGCGGCCGGCCGCCCGGTCGTCGTCGCCACGCAGATGCTGGAATCGATGACGGCCGCGCCGGTGCCCACGCGGGCGGAAGTGTCGGACGTGGCCACCGCCATCTACGAAGGCGCGGACGCCGTCATGCTGTCGGCCGAATCCGCATCCGGCCAGTACCCGGTGCAATCCGTGGCCGTGATGGACAACGTGATCCGCGAAGTGGAGCAGGACCCGCGCTGGCGTGAAGGCCTCGATGCGAGCCACAAGCCGGCCGACAAGACGACGGCGGACGCCATCTGCTGCGCGCTGCGCCGCGTGACGAACCTTCTCGCGCCCGCCGCCACCGTGACGTACACCGCGAGCGGCGCGACATGCCTGCGCGCGAGCCGCGAGCGTCCTGTCGCGCCCATCCTCGCGCTGACGCCGAAGACGGCCATCGCGCGCAGGCTGGCGCTCGTGTGGGGCGTGCACCCGGTGCCGTTCGAGGAAGCGGAAGGCTTCGACCGCATGGTGGCGGACGGCGTCGCGGCCGCACGCTTCCACGGCCTGGCGGACGCGGGCGACGACGTCGTCGTGGTGGCCGGCTTCCCGTCCGGGCGTCCGGGCCGCACGAACCTGCTGCATGTCGTGCGCGTGGGCGAAGAACCGGCTGTGTGA
- a CDS encoding isocitrate lyase/PEP mutase family protein produces the protein MKTQLEKAQAFVDLHRRGNCFVIPNPWDAGSAKLLQHLGYQALAGTSAGFAFSKAKTDPAITIAEMLPHLAELAAATDLPLSADLQSGFGDAPEDAARTIVEAAATGIVGGSIEDATDDPGQPLYDIGLATDRIRAAVEAARRLPFKFMLTARAENFRVGRPDLADTIRRLQAYQEAGADVLFAPGIARKEDIAAVVRAVDRPVNFMAGAPGLGLSVADLAALGVTRVSLGASLARAAYGALVRDAREVLEQGTFSYADQALPAAELNRVFTA, from the coding sequence ATGAAGACCCAGCTGGAAAAAGCGCAGGCGTTCGTCGACCTGCACCGCCGCGGCAACTGCTTCGTCATCCCGAACCCGTGGGACGCGGGATCGGCGAAGCTGCTGCAGCATCTGGGCTACCAGGCGCTGGCGGGCACCAGCGCCGGCTTCGCGTTTTCGAAGGCGAAGACGGATCCGGCCATCACCATCGCGGAGATGCTGCCGCACCTGGCCGAACTGGCCGCGGCGACGGACCTGCCGCTGTCCGCCGACCTGCAGTCCGGCTTCGGCGATGCGCCGGAAGACGCGGCCCGCACGATCGTCGAGGCGGCGGCGACGGGCATCGTCGGCGGCTCCATCGAGGACGCGACCGACGACCCCGGACAGCCGCTGTACGACATCGGCCTCGCCACGGACCGCATCCGCGCGGCCGTGGAGGCGGCCCGCAGACTCCCCTTCAAATTCATGCTGACGGCGCGCGCGGAAAACTTCCGCGTCGGCCGTCCGGACCTCGCCGACACCATCCGCCGCCTGCAGGCTTACCAGGAAGCGGGTGCCGACGTGCTGTTCGCGCCGGGCATCGCGCGAAAGGAAGACATCGCGGCCGTTGTGCGCGCCGTCGACCGGCCCGTGAACTTCATGGCCGGCGCGCCGGGCCTGGGGTTGAGCGTGGCAGACCTGGCGGCGCTGGGCGTCACGCGCGTGAGCCTGGGCGCGTCGCTCGCGCGCGCCGCGTACGGGGCGCTCGTGCGCGACGCGCGCGAGGTGCTGGAGCAGGGCACTTTCAGCTATGCGGACCAGGCGCTGCCGGCGGCGGAGCTGAACCGCGTCTTCACGGCATAG
- a CDS encoding response regulator transcription factor: MIRIVLVDDHAVVRSGYRRLLCAEPDFAVVGEAASAPEANALVQQVRPDVAIVDLSLKGSSGLEAIAGMRARQPGLRVLVLSMHDSAGHVAQALKAGAHGYLTKRSEPEELIAGIRAVLHGTRVLSSDVAAAAAPAPLDGLTPREFDMLRLLVHGESVQAIAAQLTVSPKTVLNTLTSVRQKLGRTMISD, encoded by the coding sequence ATGATCCGCATCGTCCTCGTCGACGACCACGCCGTCGTGCGCAGCGGCTACCGCCGGCTCCTGTGCGCCGAACCCGATTTCGCCGTCGTCGGCGAAGCGGCCAGCGCGCCGGAAGCCAATGCGCTCGTCCAGCAGGTCCGGCCGGACGTCGCCATCGTCGACCTCAGCCTGAAAGGAAGCAGCGGCCTGGAAGCCATCGCCGGGATGCGCGCCCGCCAGCCGGGCCTGCGGGTGCTCGTGCTGTCGATGCACGACAGCGCCGGCCACGTCGCCCAGGCGTTGAAGGCCGGCGCGCACGGCTATCTCACCAAGCGCAGCGAGCCGGAAGAACTCATCGCCGGCATCCGCGCCGTGCTGCATGGGACGCGCGTGCTGTCGTCGGACGTGGCGGCGGCCGCGGCGCCGGCACCGCTGGACGGCCTGACGCCGCGCGAGTTCGACATGCTGCGCCTGCTCGTGCACGGCGAATCCGTACAGGCCATCGCGGCCCAGCTCACGGTCAGCCCGAAGACGGTGCTGAACACCCTCACGTCCGTGCGCCAGAAACTGGGGCGGACAATGATTTCCGATTGA
- a CDS encoding sensor histidine kinase encodes MDLRRRLIGSLGLLLGSLLAMTTLIQLYSLRSDIRAEVDASTRLVNVLAAAGNTGADDAGAVRTLLAGAGLRHLSIRTADEPPPQNAANPLPAWLGFAPPDRSERAIRIGGQLLYIAPNPASEIGERLHDTVQIWITLLFFSGTTLAVTWWCADRALSPVRALEAGLHRLARGEPDPALPAFALREFRRVADAIAHLARTLADARGAQHALARQLITVQEDERRVLARELHDEMGQTLTALNVTATHIARHANVLTRAAVAECATDLRRDVRTCSEQLRAMLKTLRPHGLHTAGLAQTLRELVLGWRTRHTDIDFELDLPTQLPDVGELLSLTVYRVVQEAVTNVVRHSGASLCVVRLAVRSGGLVLEVRDDGRGLPADGATWHGGLLGITERIAMAGGQLRLVAGPAGGLRLLATLPLPATQSVEVPA; translated from the coding sequence ATGGACTTGCGCCGCCGTCTGATCGGCTCGCTGGGCCTGCTGTTGGGCAGCCTGCTGGCCATGACCACGCTGATACAACTGTATTCGCTCCGCAGCGACATCCGTGCCGAGGTGGACGCTTCCACGCGCCTGGTCAACGTGCTCGCGGCGGCCGGCAATACCGGCGCGGACGACGCCGGCGCCGTACGCACCCTGCTCGCCGGCGCCGGCCTGCGCCACCTGAGCATTCGCACGGCGGACGAACCGCCACCGCAAAACGCCGCGAATCCGCTCCCCGCGTGGCTGGGTTTCGCCCCGCCGGACCGCAGCGAACGGGCAATCCGCATCGGCGGCCAGCTGCTCTACATCGCGCCGAATCCCGCGTCGGAAATCGGCGAGCGCCTGCACGACACTGTGCAAATCTGGATCACCCTGTTGTTCTTTTCCGGTACAACCCTGGCCGTGACGTGGTGGTGCGCTGACCGTGCGCTGTCCCCGGTGCGGGCGCTGGAGGCGGGCCTGCACCGCCTGGCGCGCGGCGAACCCGATCCCGCGCTGCCCGCGTTCGCCCTGCGCGAATTCCGCCGCGTGGCCGACGCCATCGCCCACCTCGCGCGCACGCTGGCGGACGCGCGCGGCGCGCAGCACGCGCTGGCGCGCCAGCTGATCACGGTGCAGGAAGACGAACGGCGCGTGCTGGCGCGCGAGCTGCACGACGAGATGGGCCAGACACTGACGGCGCTGAACGTCACGGCAACCCACATCGCGCGCCACGCGAATGTGCTGACGCGCGCCGCGGTGGCGGAATGCGCGACGGACCTGCGGCGCGACGTCCGCACGTGCAGCGAGCAGTTGCGCGCGATGCTCAAGACGCTGCGGCCGCACGGCCTGCACACGGCCGGCCTCGCGCAGACCTTGCGCGAACTGGTGCTGGGCTGGCGCACGCGCCACACGGACATCGACTTCGAACTCGACCTGCCCACGCAGCTGCCGGACGTCGGCGAGCTGTTGTCGCTGACGGTCTACCGCGTCGTGCAGGAAGCCGTCACGAACGTCGTGCGCCACAGCGGCGCGTCGCTGTGCGTCGTGCGGCTCGCCGTACGCAGCGGCGGTCTCGTGCTGGAAGTGCGCGACGACGGCCGCGGCCTGCCCGCCGACGGCGCGACGTGGCACGGGGGCCTGCTCGGGATCACGGAACGCATCGCCATGGCGGGCGGCCAGCTGCGGCTCGTGGCCGGTCCGGCGGGCGGCCTGCGCCTGCTGGCCACGCTGCCGCTGCCGGCCACGCAATCGGTGGAGGTGCCGGCATGA
- a CDS encoding TonB-dependent receptor, with translation MTRIALAAAIAALWHGIAAAEPAPAIVEVVGTTPLQGPGVARDRISANVQALDGEDMNDPGAATLPDALNRRLGSVFVNEIQGNPFQPDVSYRGFTASPLLGTPQGLSVYVDGVRMNQPFGDVVSWDLIPRAAIATLALMPGSNPLFGLNTLGGALAVRTKDGLHDPGSAVQAQAGSHGRVEAVFEHGRHDGRGLHWYATGTAFRDGGWRDDSPTRLGQLFGKVGWHDGVSDVAFSAALAGSRLTGNGLQEQRLLDRDYASVYTKPDVTRNRALLLNLTGSRKVADDVLLSGNAYYRHIRTTTFNGDLNDDDDGPFAAIVNRTASTQTNHGLGGQAEFAGRLTVGAGYDASRADFRQGAQYGDLNPDRSVTPVDAVDDDMAVDLVGRTRTWSVFATDTFDVRHDLHVTLSGRYNRTAVHNRDRVNPGGGSGSLDGDHRYGRFNPALGITWSPSRRFNAYAGYDEGSRTPTAVELGCADPANPCKLPNAMAGDPPLKQVVTRTWEAGVRGTVGRVHWNAGVFRATNDDDILFVADDAAGFGYFRNFGKTRRQGIELGVEGRAGTVTVSAHYTYLHATFASGETVGGEGNSSAGADGNIVIRPGDRIPLIPRHVFKARAEWQVTPAWSAELGVIAVSDSPARGNENGRHRPDGVGYLGQGATPGHAVFDLGTAFQTTPRLRVFAQVDNLFDRRYSTASQLGTTGFDAAGALAAQDRVHSTFQAPGAPRTIRVGVRYTFD, from the coding sequence ATGACCAGGATCGCACTCGCCGCCGCCATCGCGGCGCTCTGGCACGGCATCGCCGCGGCCGAACCGGCGCCCGCCATCGTGGAAGTCGTCGGCACGACGCCGCTGCAGGGCCCCGGTGTCGCGCGCGACCGGATTTCCGCGAACGTGCAGGCACTCGACGGCGAGGACATGAACGACCCGGGCGCCGCCACGTTGCCGGACGCGCTCAACCGCCGCCTGGGCAGCGTGTTCGTCAACGAGATCCAGGGCAATCCGTTCCAGCCGGACGTCAGCTACCGGGGCTTCACGGCGTCGCCGCTGCTCGGCACGCCGCAGGGGTTGTCCGTCTACGTGGACGGCGTGCGCATGAACCAGCCGTTCGGCGACGTCGTCAGCTGGGACCTGATCCCGCGCGCTGCCATCGCGACCCTTGCGTTGATGCCGGGTTCGAACCCGCTGTTCGGCCTGAACACGCTGGGTGGCGCGCTGGCCGTCCGCACGAAGGATGGCCTGCACGATCCGGGCAGCGCCGTACAGGCGCAGGCGGGCAGCCATGGCCGCGTCGAAGCCGTGTTCGAGCACGGCCGCCACGACGGCCGCGGGCTGCACTGGTACGCCACGGGCACGGCATTCCGCGACGGCGGGTGGCGCGACGACTCGCCCACGCGCCTCGGCCAGCTGTTCGGCAAGGTGGGCTGGCACGACGGCGTCTCGGACGTCGCCTTCAGTGCCGCACTGGCCGGCAGCCGCCTCACGGGCAACGGCCTGCAGGAGCAGCGGCTGCTCGACCGGGATTACGCCAGCGTCTACACGAAACCGGACGTGACGCGCAACCGCGCCTTGCTGCTCAACCTGACCGGCAGCCGCAAGGTCGCGGACGACGTGCTGTTGTCGGGGAACGCCTATTACCGTCACATCCGCACGACCACGTTCAACGGGGATTTGAACGACGATGACGATGGGCCGTTCGCTGCCATCGTCAACCGCACCGCAAGTACGCAGACGAATCATGGCCTGGGCGGCCAGGCCGAATTCGCCGGCAGGCTGACGGTCGGCGCGGGGTACGACGCGAGCCGCGCGGACTTCCGCCAGGGCGCGCAATACGGCGACCTGAATCCGGACCGCAGCGTCACACCGGTGGACGCCGTCGACGACGACATGGCCGTGGACCTCGTCGGCCGCACGCGCACATGGAGCGTCTTCGCGACCGACACGTTTGACGTGCGCCACGACCTGCACGTGACCTTGTCCGGCCGCTACAACCGGACGGCCGTCCACAACCGCGACCGCGTCAATCCGGGCGGCGGCAGCGGTTCGCTCGACGGCGATCATCGCTATGGCCGCTTCAATCCGGCGCTCGGCATCACCTGGTCGCCGTCGCGCAGGTTCAACGCGTATGCCGGCTACGACGAAGGCAGCCGCACGCCGACGGCCGTGGAACTGGGCTGCGCCGATCCGGCCAATCCGTGCAAGCTGCCGAACGCGATGGCGGGCGATCCGCCGTTGAAGCAGGTCGTCACGCGCACGTGGGAAGCGGGCGTGCGCGGGACGGTCGGGCGGGTGCACTGGAACGCCGGCGTGTTCCGCGCGACGAACGACGACGACATCCTGTTCGTGGCGGACGACGCGGCGGGCTTCGGTTACTTCCGCAACTTCGGCAAGACGCGGCGCCAGGGCATCGAGCTGGGCGTCGAGGGCCGCGCCGGGACCGTGACCGTGTCGGCCCACTACACGTATCTGCACGCCACGTTCGCGAGCGGCGAGACGGTGGGCGGGGAGGGCAACAGCAGCGCGGGCGCCGACGGCAATATCGTCATCCGGCCCGGCGACCGCATCCCCCTGATACCGCGCCATGTGTTCAAGGCGCGCGCGGAATGGCAGGTCACGCCTGCGTGGTCGGCGGAGCTGGGCGTGATTGCCGTGTCGGACTCGCCCGCGCGCGGTAACGAGAATGGCCGGCACCGCCCGGACGGCGTTGGGTACCTGGGCCAGGGTGCCACGCCCGGCCATGCCGTCTTCGACCTCGGAACGGCATTCCAGACGACGCCGCGCCTGCGTGTCTTCGCCCAGGTGGACAACCTGTTCGACCGCCGCTACTCGACGGCGTCGCAGCTCGGCACGACCGGTTTCGATGCCGCCGGCGCTCTCGCCGCGCAGGATCGCGTGCACTCGACGTTCCAGGCGCCCGGCGCGCCGCGCACAATACGTGTCGGCGTGCGCTACACTTTCGACTGA
- a CDS encoding helix-turn-helix transcriptional regulator, whose product MTPPCPDRLARAPRAAPDGPPTDWLRLPPASLQGALVAVVGRDVRSVTMNDVQRLSHFPSSPLVSLSWYHDIDAGEVRMEDGIAVWRPFGTACVVAGTQAHPTTTWAPTTGRGCMALFHADAARALFGLDLARVQDLFLPAADVMGSEWAPLWDALLASRDEDIVDVFEFHLARRWQALRGRDTDQPSLRQLGRHWVERLAWQAHEWRREHSPRQVERRIKSFSGRSLREWQSIVRTEGLFFAARDRHEAGRPFDWATMALDEGFADQAHMTRVARRITGFTPAEFARRFVEDESFWIYRLWV is encoded by the coding sequence ATGACGCCACCCTGCCCCGACCGGCTCGCGCGTGCGCCGCGTGCGGCACCCGACGGCCCGCCGACCGACTGGCTGCGCCTGCCGCCGGCATCGTTGCAGGGCGCGCTGGTCGCCGTCGTCGGGCGCGACGTCCGCAGCGTGACCATGAACGACGTCCAGCGCCTGTCGCACTTCCCGTCGTCGCCGCTCGTGTCGCTGTCCTGGTACCACGACATCGACGCGGGCGAGGTCCGCATGGAAGATGGGATTGCCGTGTGGCGGCCGTTCGGCACGGCGTGCGTGGTCGCCGGCACGCAGGCGCATCCCACTACGACGTGGGCGCCGACAACAGGCCGAGGGTGCATGGCCCTGTTCCACGCGGATGCCGCGCGGGCGCTGTTCGGCCTCGATCTCGCGCGCGTGCAGGACCTCTTCCTGCCCGCCGCCGACGTCATGGGCAGCGAGTGGGCGCCGCTGTGGGACGCATTGCTCGCCAGCCGCGACGAGGACATCGTCGACGTGTTCGAATTCCACCTCGCGCGCCGCTGGCAGGCGCTGCGCGGCCGCGATACGGACCAGCCCTCGCTGCGCCAGCTCGGGCGCCACTGGGTCGAGCGCCTCGCGTGGCAGGCGCATGAATGGCGGCGCGAACACAGCCCGCGCCAGGTCGAGCGCCGCATCAAGTCGTTCAGCGGCCGCTCGCTGCGCGAATGGCAGTCCATCGTGCGCACGGAAGGCCTGTTCTTCGCGGCGCGCGACCGCCACGAGGCCGGCCGGCCCTTCGACTGGGCCACCATGGCGCTGGACGAAGGCTTCGCCGACCAGGCCCACATGACGCGCGTCGCGCGGCGCATCACAGGCTTCACGCCGGCGGAGTTCGCGCGCCGCTTTGTCGAGGACGAGTCGTTCTGGATATACCGGCTGTGGGTGTGA